A region from the Lycium barbarum isolate Lr01 chromosome 8, ASM1917538v2, whole genome shotgun sequence genome encodes:
- the LOC132607871 gene encoding uncharacterized protein LOC132607871 gives MPLEEAVNLLMRQLTEAREEAARLRAEKENATNTKARRPAPIFPNLDLPIPDHFPQTQTGATFQTPLRRNATHMGDFSQQTPTFQTPAHTATSHNTNTYQAPRAAGIPTIRPMQPNVTFQDHVTHIDSSPELENMEMFYEARIDKIEKEMGKKIVELEHGSKNKEGLKYSDLSIHPDLGLPEGFKIPKFDHFNGSGNRRAHLRAYFNQLVGNGGNEALLMRLFSRSLSGTAMEWFISHDISRWKT, from the coding sequence atgcctttggaagaggctgTTAACCTGCTAATGAGGCAATTGACTGAAGCTAGAGAAGAAGCAGCCCGCCTGAGGGCTGAAaaagaaaatgctactaatactAAGGCTAGAAGGCCTGCACCCATTTTCCCAAATCTGGACTTACCAATccctgaccatttcccacaaactCAGACTGGGGCTACTTTTCAAACCCCGCTGCGCCGAAACGCCACCCATATGGGGGATTTCTCCCAGCAAACACCAACTTTCCAAACACCTGCTCACACTGCAACATCCCATAACACAAACacttatcaagcccctcgggcagCAGGAATTCCTACAATCCGTCCTATGCAACCAAATGTTacttttcaagaccatgtcaCTCATATTGACTCCTCGCCAGaactggagaacatggaaatgttctaTGAGGCAAGAATCGACAAGATTgagaaggagatggggaagaaaattgttgaactagaacatggctctaaaaaCAAAGAGGGGCTAAAATACTCTGATTTGTCCATACATCCGGACTTGGGTctaccagaaggtttcaaaattcccaaattcgACCATTTCAATGGATCGGGCAACCGCAGGGCCCACTTAAGAGCTTATTTCAACCAGTTGGTCGGAAATGGTGGGAatgaagctttgctcatgagattATTCAGTCGAAGTCTGTCAGGAACAGCCATGGAGTGGTTTATCTCACATGACATCAGTCGATGGAAGACATAG